AATCGATCCGATCAAAGTGGCCGAGGGCCGGTATCTGGCCGACGAACGCGCGATCCACTACGGCCTCATTCCCCGGAGCAACCGCGGGATTTTCGCCATCAACGAACTGCCGGACCTCTCGGAACGGGTGCAGGTGGGCCTCTTCAATCTTCTGGAAGAGCGCGACGTGCAGATCAAGGGATTCAGAGTGCGACTGCCGCTCGACGTTTTCATCATGGCGAGCGCCAACCCGGAGGACTACACGAGCCGAGGCCGGATTATCACGCCGCTGAAGGACCGGTTCCAGGCGCAGATCCGCACGCACTACCCGAAAACGCGCGACATCGAGATCAAGATCATGGAGCAGGAATCGAGCTGTCCGGCGGGGAACGGCGTCTACAAGATCGAGGTGCCCGCCTTCATGAAGGAGATCGTGTGCGAAGTGACCTTTCAGGGGCGGAAGAGCGCGGAGATCAACCAGCGGTCCGGCGTAAGCGTGCGACTGTCCATTACGAACATGGAAACCCTCGTCGCGAATGCCGAGAAGCGGGCGATTCGGAACGGCGAAGATGTGGTGGTTCCCCGAATCACCGATCTGGACGCCGTGCGGAAATCCACCGAGGGCAAGGTGGAGATGGAATACTCCGGAGACGAGAAGGTGGAGGGCGAAGTGGTGGACAAGCTCCTCCGCCGCGCGATCAAAGAAGTGTTCCACAAGTATTTCCGGGTGGAGGAACTCCAGTCTGTGGTGGACGCCTTCGCCTCCGGCCAAATGCTCTATGTGTCGGACCGCCTGCCTTCCGCCGACTACATCAAGGGCGTGTCCGGGATTCCCGACCTGATGCGCTGCCTCTCCCCGCTGGATCTCAAGGAATCGCCCCCGTGGATCGCCAGTGGAACCGAGTTTCTCCTCGAGGGGCTCTACCTGAATCAAAAGCTCTTCAAACAGTCCGTCGACCATACCTTCCAATACAAGGGCATCAAGTAGCGGCCGGATCCCGCCGCCGCCGGGAATGCCTGTATAATGACCCGCGGGTGAACAACCGTGGCCACGTACGCCTATCTTAAACGCACCGCGACCGACACGGGTCCCGATTTCAGCGCGGACGACGTGTTCGGCGAGCTGGCGGAGCACCTGCTGGACTACGGCGATCTCAATTGGGCGCTCGACAAGCTGCTGCGCGAAGGGGTCACCTCGCCCGAAACGGGGAAGCGCGTCAAGGGCCTCAACCAGATTCTCAAGGACATCGAAAACAAGCTCCGGGAGTATTTCCGGAATTACGACGTCGATCCCGCGCGGGAGGAACTGGACGAAATGCTCAACGAAATGGTCCGCAAGGCCCTCGATGACCTGGATCGACGGCAGCGGCAATCCCCGGGGGGGGGGGAGGGTTCGAAGGAGCGCCGGGAGATCGAAGATCGATGGAAACAACTCGCGCAGTCGCCGGCCCAGTTCATCAAGGAGATGGGGTCCGATTCGGATCTCACCCAGGGATCACCCGAGGACGCCGGATGGCTCCAAGATCGTCAGGAACAGATCCGCAATTTCGAGGAATTCTACGACGACTACAGCTACCGGTTCCGGGGCCGGCAGCCCCTTTCGTTGCAGGAAGCGATGGACCTCGTCGATGAAATCCGGAAGCTCGAAGAGATGGAGCGGAATCTGCGCAAAGGAAGCCTCGATCGCGTCGATCAACAGGCGGTGGACCACGTGGCCGGCGAAGACACCATGAAGGGGTTGTCGTCCTTGAAGGAAATCCGGAAGATGCTCACCGAGAGCGGTCACCTCGTGGAGGAGGGGTACTACCTCCGACTCACTCCGATGGCCATCCGCAAGATCGCCCAGAAGGCCCTTCGCGACATCTTCTACGGACTGAAGCTCTCCCAGCTCGGGCGGCACCCGGTGCGCGGATTCGGCCAGGGACTCGAACTCCAGGAGGACCTCAAAGACTACCAGTATGGCGATGCGTTTCACGTGAACCTCACGGAGACGCTCAAGCGGAGCCTCGTCTCGGGCGAGTTGAAGCGGGGCCGCATCGGACCGAAGGATTACGTGGTCCACAAGATGGAAAAGCTGAACAAGTTT
The window above is part of the Nitrospirota bacterium genome. Proteins encoded here:
- a CDS encoding magnesium chelatase, which produces MNKPKTVGELRASGTRLLTVKQELRKNLLHRLKNKEELFPKIVGYEETVTPAIENAILAGHDVIFLGERGQAKSRIIRHVVELLDEAIPAIEGCEIHDHPFAPICYGCRERAAKEGDALPIRWVGREERFGEKLSTPDVTVADLIGEIDPIKVAEGRYLADERAIHYGLIPRSNRGIFAINELPDLSERVQVGLFNLLEERDVQIKGFRVRLPLDVFIMASANPEDYTSRGRIITPLKDRFQAQIRTHYPKTRDIEIKIMEQESSCPAGNGVYKIEVPAFMKEIVCEVTFQGRKSAEINQRSGVSVRLSITNMETLVANAEKRAIRNGEDVVVPRITDLDAVRKSTEGKVEMEYSGDEKVEGEVVDKLLRRAIKEVFHKYFRVEELQSVVDAFASGQMLYVSDRLPSADYIKGVSGIPDLMRCLSPLDLKESPPWIASGTEFLLEGLYLNQKLFKQSVDHTFQYKGIK
- a CDS encoding VWA domain-containing protein; translated protein: MATYAYLKRTATDTGPDFSADDVFGELAEHLLDYGDLNWALDKLLREGVTSPETGKRVKGLNQILKDIENKLREYFRNYDVDPAREELDEMLNEMVRKALDDLDRRQRQSPGGGEGSKERREIEDRWKQLAQSPAQFIKEMGSDSDLTQGSPEDAGWLQDRQEQIRNFEEFYDDYSYRFRGRQPLSLQEAMDLVDEIRKLEEMERNLRKGSLDRVDQQAVDHVAGEDTMKGLSSLKEIRKMLTESGHLVEEGYYLRLTPMAIRKIAQKALRDIFYGLKLSQLGRHPVRGFGQGLELQEDLKDYQYGDAFHVNLTETLKRSLVSGELKRGRIGPKDYVVHKMEKLNKFSTALLIDMSWSMAWGGKFTAAKKVALALEHLIRTQFPTDRLHLVGFFTYAIQIKSKELPFANLNHIEPFTNMQDALRLASRLLEKDGNANKQIIMVTDGQPTAYVREDGMHIEWPYLGLSPNAFFYTLEEVKKMTKKNIVLNVFMIDENPALRSFVEEMVKINHGRGLFTRPDQLGRYIIVDYIKQRSRFVN